ATTCCATTGAACCCCGAGAAGCTGTTTGAGGAGCTTGTCAAGAATTACAGCATGACAAAGGAGATGTACGGCGAGGGCTTCATCAGGGAGATTTCCGGGTTTTCTGAAAGCTATGTTGAGAAGAACATAAGGATTCCTGAATTCCAAAGAGAGCTGAAAGGCAGGATTGAGCAGGCGCTTAAATTCATGAAGCAGCACGAGCTCATAAATGAGGATGCCCTTACTGAAAAGGGGATTGAGCTTGCCTCTCTGATAGATTATATTGAAGAGCTGAATACAATAGTTGCAAAAGGGCTTCTTGGGAAAAAAGTTTCAAAGAAAAAATCTCCCTACGGAACAAACGAGGACACAAGGAACTACAGGAAAGACAGGTATCAGGATTTGTCAATTTCGCAGAGCGTAAAAATGGCTCTCAGAAGAGGGCATTCTGAAATCATAAGAGAAGATTTAAGGGTTTTTGAGAAGAAGGGAAGGGGGGCAATAAAGATAATCTACGGGCTTGACTCTTCAGGAAGCATGCACGGAGAAAAGATGGAGCAGGCAAAAAAAGCAGGGATTGCCCTTGCTTATAAGGCAGTAATAGAAAGGGACAAAGTGGGAGTAATAGTTTTCGGGACAAAAATCAAGAAGTCCATAATGCCCACAAACGACTTCATCCAGATTCTAAAGGGGATTACAAACGTGAAACCTTATGGTGAGACAGACATTTCAGCGGCAATAAATGAGGCAGCAAGAGTATTCTCATTTGACAAGTCAAATGTCACAAAGCACCTGATACTGATAACAGATGCAATGCCTACCAAGGGAGCTGAGCCTGAAAAAGAGACAATAAAAGCGGCATCTGCTGCAAGGAGCAGCGATGTCACTGTCTCAATAATCGGGATAAAGTTGGACAAGAAGGGAAAGAAGCTTGCAGAGGAGATTGCAAGAATTGGGCAGGGCAGGTTCTACACAGCAAGAAACCTGAAGGAAATAGACAGGATTGTTCTCGAGGACTATTACAGGACAGCACCTGAATGAGTTCTAAAAAAATAATCAAAGAAAATTTAAATCTTAAAGCCGCTCTGCAACAATCGGGTTACTGTATGAGATTACCTTTCCGGGAATTATATCCCCGATTTCCGTATTTCTCTCAGGGTCAAATATCCGAACACTCCTGCCATTCATAACCGATAATGCAATGTTTCCCATTTTTCCATAAACAGGGAAAAGAAACTCATCCTCCTCCTTAACAAGCTCATTGTCAAAATAATTTGAGATTATTCTTGAATTAATCTCATTTGCAAGAAGGAATGAGGATTTTATGTAATCCAAATCGTTCCTTAGCTTCGGGATTGAATAGCTGAATTCTGATGAGAGTATCTCCATCAGGGGCTCCTTCTCAAAAAACCTGTATTTTCCTGTCTTCTTGTAGGTCTCAAGCGCCTTGAATGCTCCGAGTGTGAACCTCGGAATTTTCATGAAAAACTCAAAAAGTCCCTCCTTGTCAAAAACATCCTCTCCCCGCTTGAATACAAGATTAACTGCTGAGCGCAGCTGCATAGTCCCCATTGCTGCGTGATGGAGCTCCTTTAAGGTTATCACATAATCATCATCAATTGGCATGCAGAGTTTGTTTCCCAGGAGAAGCTTTCCTGTGATTGCAACAATTCTGTTATTTGCATTGCACACCATGTATTTCTGGAAGATGTCGCTTTCAATAAAAAGCCCTCCAACTGGCTTTCCTGACTCATGGGGCTTTGTGTTTGCAAGGTTATCGTAGATTTCAGGATTAAGCTCATCAACAATTAATATGTTGTCAAAGTCATTTCCCTCTCCTGTTGCGCTTGAGCCGTAGAGGAGAATGTTTTCCAGATTATCCCCTAACTTCTCCCTGAACCAGGCAGGATAGCTGAAATGGTGCTCGACAAGGCGCTTTTCCTCTGAGCCGCTTGGGACAATCTCAAGCTCACGCAAAAGGGAAGAAGCCCTTTTCTTCACAGCGATAAGGTTTGAGATTACCTCATCCATAGAATAATCAACTGACTCATCAAGCTCATCCATATGAAATTCTGGCTTGTCAAGAATTCCGCACACTGAATTCAGATTGTGAATCTTGCTCATCATCTGGCTCTTTCCAGCATGCCCGAACATTATTGACTTGTCAATTGTTGAAAGGAGATATGCAAGCTTGTTTATCCCATAGCCGAATCTTCCTTTTGAGTAGAGTATCCTTTTTTCTTCCCTGGGAAGCCCGAGGTTTATTGCAAAAACCACAGAAGGTGCAAACCTTGAGAAAAACCCCGGCTGAGTTGGGGTTCCAACCTCGCTGTTTGAATAAACATAAACGCTTTTGCCTGGATTGTCATTGAATATTTCCTTAACCCGGCTCACATCATAAGTGGGAAGAATCTCTGTGAAAATCTCAAGCTTTGCCTCATTCATGAGCTCAAGCTCCTCAGCCCTGCTGTTGTCAAGGTTGTTCTCAACAGTATCCTCAAGTCCCTCTTCCAAAATTTCCTTTTTCATACCATCATTATCAATATCTTCCATTTTAACCAGTTTGCATGATAAGATTGAACTCTTGTCCGCTCCTTTTAATGTTTAAATTTGACAAAAAAACAAAAGCGCCTATTCCGCTCTTTCCCCTCTCTTTCCCAGAATGAAAGTTAAATGACAGTCACAGGATATATAAATTTAACGATAAAACGGGCTTTGTGTAGAAAGTAGGGAAAAGCCCTGACTTTTTACGCAGATTCAAACGAAGCAAAAAATTTATAAGGGTAATAAGGTAAATTATACATTGGGTGATTGACTTGATTAATATAAAAAATAAATTTGTCTTTCTTACACTTATCCTTGCAATGATATTTTTATTGGGGTGCGCGCAAAAAGAAACGCAGATATCTGCTGATGAAAATGAGATGGTTAATTGCGGTAAAACAGAAGACCCTTCTTGTTTCATAAGTAGAATGAATCAATGCCTGCCTGTAACTGCTAAAATGACGGGCTCAGACGGCTCAAACATTGATTTAACAGTTCTGGGAATAGTGAATGAAACTTGCCATTTCCAGAGAAAGATAAACAATGTTTTGAATCTTGACTGTTATTTTCCAAAAGGAACTATGAACATGGATACTCTTGACCAAACATTTGGGAATGACAAGGGATTACAAAAAGTCGTTGATGACGCCTGCAATACGCCGGGCTGGTAATCAAAGCGCCCTCTGAAATCATCATAAACGATAAACTGGAATTTGCAGCATTGAGTTTTGGGGCTGCCCTCAAAACTTAACTTCTTTTGATTATAATGTGAAAACAGCCAAACGCTTATATCTCCCTGTCCTAAATCTGTTTTCCGCCCTTATTCTTATAAGAATAATAGTTTCAAAACAATATTTAACTGAAAGGAAATTAAAGGAAAATAAGGGAATACGCGCTTAATTGAAAAGTCAGTAGTTTAATTTAGAGGAAAAAAGGAAATGGCTGGATTTTTGGATGAGCTTTCAGAAAGGATAATGATATTTTCAGGAGCAATGGGGACTGAACTCCAGAAAAAAGGGCTTAAAATCGGCGAGTGCCCTGAATACTATAACATAATTCATCCCGAAATAATAGGAGGGATACTCTCAGAATATTCTGTTTCAGGAGCAGATGTCATCAAGGCAAACACATTCGGGGCAAACAGGATAAGGCTTTCTGAATTCGGGCTTGAAGGGCTCTCTGAAAAGATAAACAGAGAAGCGATA
This genomic stretch from Candidatus Woesearchaeota archaeon harbors:
- a CDS encoding VWA domain-containing protein, with product MNWLKRVVIFDSAGTAPKELPPKREHIEELNGKLQFNFLDSGLMHSVLENDKEIIKEGKIASQSLDYRIPLNPEKLFEELVKNYSMTKEMYGEGFIREISGFSESYVEKNIRIPEFQRELKGRIEQALKFMKQHELINEDALTEKGIELASLIDYIEELNTIVAKGLLGKKVSKKKSPYGTNEDTRNYRKDRYQDLSISQSVKMALRRGHSEIIREDLRVFEKKGRGAIKIIYGLDSSGSMHGEKMEQAKKAGIALAYKAVIERDKVGVIVFGTKIKKSIMPTNDFIQILKGITNVKPYGETDISAAINEAARVFSFDKSNVTKHLILITDAMPTKGAEPEKETIKAASAARSSDVTVSIIGIKLDKKGKKLAEEIARIGQGRFYTARNLKEIDRIVLEDYYRTAPE